CCCTGGCCTCTGGCGCCACGTACGTCCAGTCTGACGTAGACGACGTCGTTGTGGCTGGACATGTAGGTGCCCCAGTCGATCTTGAAGCGGTCCGTGACCGCCTCGCTGCCTGGCCGGCCGTTCACTTCGACCAGGACCGGGAAAGCAGCATCCCTGAGCTCCTCTCGCCACGAGGGCGGCAGCAGGAGTTGAACTTGCGCCTTCCAGCCCTGGGGCAGCGGTACCTGGGCAGGATAATTATCGTTTAATACCTGGACTTGAAAACTGGCTTTTATGGTTGTTTATAAACGctagaaatttttttagagaCTTTGAGGTTATATTGGACGAGGAGCGCAAGAGTGAATCATATTTTAATCGGAAATATTTGCGGGAGCTATGTCATgtttagtctcattttaattagaaaaatatcagcaatatgttaaacaaaaattcagttttaaaatgttgaaattgaaatagttaTATCTTCGATTATTcataaaaaagtatttagCTACCTCGAAGCTCCTGCGAGTCGGCAGCGCCAGCTGAGACAGCTTGTCCCCGCGCTGGAGCCTGGTGTCGTAGAGCAGGCGCATCATCTTGTGGGAACTCATCATGTGGATGCCTGCCAGAGGAAGGCCGGGGCCTTCGCAGTGCAGGACGTAGTAACCTTGACCACTGTCACTGACTGGCGGACTGACAGATGCGCTGAAGTGGGTGCAGTTGGTGTAGTAGAATCTGCGGCAACAAGTGCGTTAACATCGACGATGCAATAGCTTGTTATCTGCCGCTATGATCTAGCTACCCACCTGCTGCTCCAGAGAACCTCGCCCAGGTCGCAGGTCACGCATAACGGCTCCAGGCGGCGAGGATCGTCGGCAGTGGGATCGCGCACCACGTACAGGTGTCTCTGACCCGGCCTCCTCTCCCTGGTGCCTAAATAGTAGACCAGGTGGGCCTTCGTGTCCCAGGCTAGGATCTCGCTCACCTGATAAACAATCAGCAAGATAAACACTGATTCGACGAGAAGATCGATCGAGTCTCTCACCTCGTAGCGACCGTGAGAGAGCACCGCTATCCTCTGCTGCGTGAGGGTCACGTGCTTGATGTGAGTGAAGTGTTCCTTGTCGCCTTCCTGAACGGTGGCTAACAGCAAGAAACTGTCGCCATCCGGAGCGAACAACGGGTGAGGCTGGGCGTCCAGCCATTGTCCCTCCGGTGCTCTCTCCGAATGAGTCTCCTCGCATTCCCATGATGGTGCGCGGCAGGCAGACACCAAGGAAAGGTTCTGGGACCTCGTCATCCAGACCACTGCCACCTGGCTCGAGTCTTCGCCAACCCAGCCGGCTGATATTAGATAGTATTCTCTGCAATTATGTTAGGTGCTTTATGTCACTTTCCTGGAACTTTGGTATTAATGGTTGTGGTTGAGAAAGGTTTGCAGAGTCTCGGATTTAGATTTGGAGGGTCTGGGGTTGAACATTGGAGCTCCGGATTTAGAGActttgaatttgaaatatttgaaggGGTTTGAGAAATTGGACTTGGAGCTGTTGtatttggaatatttgaaGAGGCTCTGAAGAGGCTTTGAACTTGAAGACTTCGAAATTGAAGGTTTTGGATTCGAAGGATTTGAATTTGAAGGCTTTGAACTCAATGGCTCCGAATTTCAAGGCACTGAATTTCAAGGCTTTGAAGTTGAAGGCTTTGAATTTCGAAACTCTGGACTCCATGGTTCCAAATTTGAAGGCTTTGGTCTCCACAGTTCCGAATTTGAAAGCTTCGTTTTGGAAAGCTTTGGACTCAATATCTCTGAACTCGAAGGCGCTGGACTTGTactccaaaaaaaaaacgaccaAGTTCAAGTGACGCTTACTGCCCATCCAAGACAGGCGGCGGCTTCAGCCTGATCCTGACCCCGAAGGTGGAGTTCACGATACCGCTGCCATTCGAGTTGGTCGAATTCGTCAGCTCCATCAGCCAGAGATCGACCTCCGGATTGTTGGAGCCGGGGGTTGGGTACCTGACGGACTTCGAGGGCGGGAAGGTGCCTCTCCTGGTCGCAGAGAGCGGACTGGAGCTGGACCCGTCCTGACCTGGCTGCGTGCCGAACCAGGGGAACTCCAAGGCAGTGACCTTAGAATCGTTGAACGAGGCGAACAACAGATGCGTGCCGTCCGGGCTCGGCCAGGTAGCTTCCGGTCGCGGCATCACCTCCTCCTGGTACAACCAATCCGGCACGCCGTTGTAGACCACGCCGGGAACACCTGTGTCGGTCAGTCGGGCGTCCTCGGACGCGGACGGCGCCATTCTCACGTAGATGTCGTTGTCGGATATCATCAGGAGACCGGACGTGTTGCCCAACCAGACGGCGTGCTGCAACCGCGTCTGCTGCATCCTCCGTGACGTGTGCAAACGGAGCGGCGTGTGGTGGCTGCAGACATATTGGAAACGCTGTAGATCGGAGACAATTTATTGGGCTGCTCGATGGTTGAACACGATCTTGCCGTTTCGATCACagaagagaaaaatcgagTGCCAAGAAGCACGTCGAGATCGCTGTTCaatggtaattaatattatatatgtccAAAGTAACTTTATACGATCAAAGTTACTTGTCCAAGTAACGTTAACACTTCATATCCtggtaatatatttcaatactcACTCGTTCGTGACGTCGTAGACTGTATAGAATGCACTGAAAGTATTTCTGAACACCTGAAAAGATGAAGATCTATTACTAAAAGCTCGAGATACCATAATagatataagaataatttactaaatcaCAATCCTACAAGTTAAACTCCTACgaaactatttatattaagcTGTCCAGGACTCAATGCCACTTGTGAcccaattaatttctcaacgtACAAAGATTAGTAAATTCGTCCACgaaggattaaaattataattctatacatACAGGATGATTCAGAAGCAGCTTTAAGGATCAAATTATTCATCGTTCTACGAAAGCGTTCGCAATAAGTCTTCCAGATTTTAATATCTCCTGTGAAACGATTTAATTCTTGCAATACAAGAATCGTAAAATTCTTTCGTCTTTAAAGGATCAAAATGAAAAGTGTAGGTGctctaaaacaatttattcgaatggtGATCCGAAGAAAGTCGACCGCGATCCAGTGAAATTTCCCGAAGCAGGAAGTTTTCGGTTCACCCTAACTTTCGCTCGACGTTAAACCGGCCGAGTCCTTTAGCAGTTCCTGAGTCAGCCGGGCCAGAATAATCCGTCGGTTCGACGCAATCATCGTTAAGTGGTCTAACGAAGGCCGTTCTACCGGCAGCATTACTCACCGGCTTGACATTGTGCTTGAACAACACGTAACGTAGGTCGGCGCTGCACTGGTAGCCTTGAACGTTCAGCTGTCTCTGAAAATAAAGTCGCAGGAGATTTACGGTTTCGTATGTTTTCTTCGTGGGGCTGGTCGGGGCGCGAATTTTGCTTTCGATTCAAAGGCTTTGGATTCTATGCCTCTTAATTTGAAGGCTTTGAATTCGAATGCTTTCATTTTGATGGCTTTGAATTCGAAAGCGTCGAATTTGAAGGTTTCATATTTGAAAGCTTTGGATTTAATGGCTTCGAATTTGAAGCTTTCTTATTTGAAAGCTTTGGATTTGAAGGCTTTGAATTCTATGCCTTTAAATTTGACGGCTTTGAATTCGAAGGCTTTTATTTTGATGGCTTTGAATTTAAAGATTTTGAATTTGAAAGCTTCAAATTTGAAAGCTTTGAATTTGAAGGCCTTGGATTCTATGCCTCCAAATTTCAAGGCTTCGAATTCGAAGGCTTTGAAGTTGAAAGctttgaatttaaaaactatGAATTTTAAGGATTTGAATTTGATGGCTTTGAAGTTGAAGGCTTTGAATTCAAAAGctttgaatttaaaaactatGAATTTTATGGCTTTGAATTTGATGGCTTTGAAATTGAAGGCTTTGAATTCAAAAGctttgaatttaaaaactatGAATTTTAAGGCTTTGAATTTGATGGCTTTGAATTTTAAGTCTTTGAATTTTAAGTCTTTGAATTCGAAGACGTTGGATTTAAAGGCTTTAAAGTTAATGGCTTTGGACTCCGTGGCTCCGAATGTTCCGGCTAACAGCCCTCCACCCCCGCCGACATCCGGCAAACTCGAGGAATCCCGAGGTTCTGACGCGTTGACAGCGGCCGGCCTGATTTTTCCGCGCGATACCGGACGGCAACTTCGCCTCGGCCCTGAATCGACGATCGCGATACGGGTTCGCGAACACGAACAAGTCGCCGGACGACATCAATCACGGCCCTTTAATTACGCTCGGTCCTGGGACGTTATGAATTACGTTGTTGCGGCACGCGGTAGGCAAACCAGAGATGTTGATCATCGCCGCGCTGCCCGTGGCTCATTACGCATGCATTAAACTCCCGCGAATCCGCTCGCGCCCGGCTACGTGTTCTATTCGAACGATCTTGCTCGTGGCGTCTTCGAATCGTTCGCCTAATGGATTAAAAGCGTCCGCATTTAGGTATCCGTGCGACGATGAACGCTGCCGTTCATCACGTCGTTCTCACCGAACCGCGATCCGTTATCGCTAAACCGTGGATGTTTACGCGAAATTAGCCGCTTCTGGCTGTGATTTGTGCGCGTCGAGTCGACGGCAATTTCGGTTTTTGTACCAGTATCCTCATTGCGGCGTGTTTGGCCTCGAAGACCTTAAAATTGGAAGCTTCAAATTTGAAAGCTTTGGATTCTATGCCTTTGAATTTGAAGGCTTTGAGTTTTATGGCTTTGAATTTAAAGGCTTTGAATATGAAGGCTTCGAATTTGAAGGCTTTGACTTTGATGGTTTTGAATTCGATGGCTTTGAGTTTGATGGCTTTGCATTCGAATGCTTTGAATTTACAGACTTTGAATTTGAAAGCTTTAGATTCGAAGGCTTTGGATTCTATGCCTGTAAATTTGAAGGCTTTGAATTTGTTGGCTTCGAATTTGAAGGCTTCAAATTTTAAAGCTTTGGATTCGAGGGCTTCGGATTCTATGCCTCTAAATTTGATGGCTTTGAATTCGAaggtttttaatttcatggCTTTGAATTCGAaggtttttaatttcatggCTTTAAATTTGAAAGCTTTGAATTCGAAGGCTTTTAATTTGATGGCTTTGAAGTTGAAGGCTTTAAATTCGAAGCCTTTGAATTCAAAGACGTTGAATTTAAAGTCTTTAAAGTTGATGGCTTTGGACTCCGTGGCTCCGAATTCGAAGGCTTTGGACTCCGCGGCACCGAATTTGAAGGCTTTGAATCGCGTTCCGTTATCACTAAACCGTTTTACGCGAAATTAGCCGCTTCTGGCCGTGATTTGTGCGCGCCGAGTCGCCGGCAATTTCGGTTTTTGTATTATCACCCCCATTGTGGCGTGTTTAGCTCGCGACCTGCTGCTCACGgtgattaatatttagtttaacGAGTTTGCACGGCGTAGCTCATGTTTGATCGGATAGCACGTGCGATAGGGTGGCCGCCTGgtgtgtatttattttagcgTGATCAAATGGGCCTGTTGCTTCGCGTTAGGCGATGCTTTTCTTCCGTAGGAACAACCGACACTTGTGTTCGTTTGAAACAGTTGGTGATATCGTGTACCATTATGGTTATactgtacatttatttatatttacgagAGGAAGTTTATAGACTCGTACATAGTTAACTCCTTGAACTGCaattagtttcgtttttaataattttcctaaaagaaggaattttgtttcttgtacGTCGTCTTCTATTAGTCagagattttaataacaggcGAAATgatctttatttcaatttaatataaatatatgaatatttatatttattaggttATGCACGAAATCTTTATCGCGAGCCTGTcacgttattacagtgcaaaaAGGTTAATAGTAATcagtgacatttttattttatattctgccatcgaaaaaggaaaataaaccGTGTCAGATTCACGATACAAATGAAACGTAataatttgttgcaatttaataaaatatagctaTCTGATATACTCCGATCGCTCTGCAAGTATTATTCCAGGAATATCACGATGTCCACTTTCTATTTCACATTCACCTGCGAAGATGatgtatgaattaaaattaacaccgatcgataatgataaaaaatattcatcacCAATTCTGCTTCGATAATACCGAATgcaatgtgaaaaattaaaaccgGCGCTAATCGAGCGATCgcaaatgttatatattattctgtaacaattaaaatcgcCGGTATTCGAAAAATACCCTGGAAACGTGCGACACGATGTAAAATTTACATCTACCGGGTGAAGAAAAACGTTCGGAACAGACCGTTAATGGCGGCACGGTTATTTTTCCGCGAGTTCGAAGGATTTAAAGGATTTAAAGGATCCGCGGGACGCAGAATTCgccggggaggggagggacgGTTTCTCTTTCGTATGGGACGGGGCGGAAAGGGATCAGCGGATGCTCTCTAGCGCGATATTAACGCGGCCAGTGGATATGCACGGAATTGAGCAGGCACCAGTCGATATTTGTTTCCGAAAGGACGGCGAGACGGGCGCGGCGTGTCCTGTCGGACTCGGCCAGATCGGATCAATGCGGTGTGTTCGTTCATCTGTACCCTGTCTGGCCAGTCCACGAAGAAATAGAAACGGCAGTTTTCGAGCACTTTCAGCGGCAACTGTTCGATTTTCCAGTTATCGCGGTGTTCCTTCCGTTCCGAGCCGACCGGATTACCCGATTTTTATTGCCGCGGCGTTCTGATTTATTCTTCAACGCTTCGGCCGCCTTTTACCGTTCGCTCGCGCTCTAAAACTAGTTTTTATCGCGATCTGCTATTGTTATCCACTATTATCtatcattattttctaattttactaGGATCCATTCGGAGTTGAACTTCctgttttaaattgattaaataagatacttttattttctcagaatacctttaaacatttttttataaagtaaaacaCTTCCTACAGTTTTAAATgcctttattttatatagtattattttggaaagttTCATAGTAACACAATTTTAAGCCGTATTTTTGAAATTCCCCAATTTTGCTGGGATCCATTGCAAATTAAGTTTTCAGctgtaatttgattaaataggACACTCTGATTTACCGAGAATATCTTTAAACACTATTTTGCACAGTAAAATAATTCCCaagcttttaaatatttttattttacatagtaTTATTGTGGACAGTTTCATAGTagcagaattttaattcttgtttttgaaattattcaaacttaTCCCTGGACACGAATTATTCTTGAATCTCCATCGCatatcgatataaataaatcatctgacaaatatattatcaGGACCTTGAacaagttctcgctgttttgcTTCCcgaaataaaagctttatttaaaatacaacgtTCAAAATCAGTTCATTCAAAGTATTGATAGTGACCACTTTCTCCTATCTTTCTGACAGTAAAAGAATTCCGCATCGTTCAAAAACAATTCGTCTTTTCAGGCAATCCGTGAATCGATCCGTTTGAACCAGCAGAATCATCCTGCTCCATTAGAACAGAGCATTATTCGGGTCATTTCCGCGTTGTCTCTATTGTCgcaaaaaaacaaaaaaaaaaaaaaaagaaatatggaaGCGCGTCGACGAAGGGTGAAAATTATTCCGTGTCTATTAAGCCGCGCGAAATTCCTCGGTCGAGGCCATCCCCGGCAATTCCGGTGCTTTCTGTTTGCCCGGTCTATCGTTTTTCGGGGGCTGTCGTTGCTCCGGGGCACGAATCGCTCCATCGAGCAGAAAA
This sequence is a window from Augochlora pura isolate Apur16 chromosome 9, APUR_v2.2.1, whole genome shotgun sequence. Protein-coding genes within it:
- the LOC144475042 gene encoding inactive dipeptidyl peptidase 10 isoform X1, translated to MNASVNIERNSWRLPPDETVQVADPRSKSAQVKEDLTYAEGGHNWRSIIFSLLVIGFVIAGIVTAIYLLGYVDELLYWSGRRLTLDECLRDDLTPHRLTPTWVSHDKFVYQADDGSLTLLDTSNNSVSLLVSNHTLRQLNVQGYQCSADLRYVLFKHNVKPVFRNTFSAFYTVYDVTNDHHTPLRLHTSRRMQQTRLQHAVWLGNTSGLLMISDNDIYVRMAPSASEDARLTDTGVPGVVYNGVPDWLYQEEVMPRPEATWPSPDGTHLLFASFNDSKVTALEFPWFGTQPGQDGSSSSPLSATRRGTFPPSKSVRYPTPGSNNPEVDLWLMELTNSTNSNGSGIVNSTFGVRIRLKPPPVLDGQEYYLISAGWVGEDSSQVAVVWMTRSQNLSLVSACRAPSWECEETHSERAPEGQWLDAQPHPLFAPDGDSFLLLATVQEGDKEHFTHIKHVTLTQQRIAVLSHGRYEVSEILAWDTKAHLVYYLGTRERRPGQRHLYVVRDPTADDPRRLEPLCVTCDLGEVLWSSRFYYTNCTHFSASVSPPVSDSGQGYYVLHCEGPGLPLAGIHMMSSHKMMRLLYDTRLQRGDKLSQLALPTRRSFEVPLPQGWKAQVQLLLPPSWREELRDAAFPVLVEVNGRPGSEAVTDRFKIDWGTYMSSHNDVVYVRLDVRGARGQGKRDLFRKIGGVEVQDQLTVLKHLLKTLKYLDVTRVGVWGWGYGGYVTAMVLGNQENVFKCGVAVNPIADWLYYNSAFTERVLGAPADNYKGYVEADLTQRARLVPSHSLYLLHGLADLTAPYTHGVAFAKALSEAGIIFRYQSYADEDHALTGVLEHAYRSMEDFLAECLSLDAS
- the LOC144475042 gene encoding inactive dipeptidyl peptidase 10 isoform X2, with the translated sequence MNASVNIERNSWRLPPDETVQVADPRSKSAQDLTYAEGGHNWRSIIFSLLVIGFVIAGIVTAIYLLGYVDELLYWSGRRLTLDECLRDDLTPHRLTPTWVSHDKFVYQADDGSLTLLDTSNNSVSLLVSNHTLRQLNVQGYQCSADLRYVLFKHNVKPVFRNTFSAFYTVYDVTNDHHTPLRLHTSRRMQQTRLQHAVWLGNTSGLLMISDNDIYVRMAPSASEDARLTDTGVPGVVYNGVPDWLYQEEVMPRPEATWPSPDGTHLLFASFNDSKVTALEFPWFGTQPGQDGSSSSPLSATRRGTFPPSKSVRYPTPGSNNPEVDLWLMELTNSTNSNGSGIVNSTFGVRIRLKPPPVLDGQEYYLISAGWVGEDSSQVAVVWMTRSQNLSLVSACRAPSWECEETHSERAPEGQWLDAQPHPLFAPDGDSFLLLATVQEGDKEHFTHIKHVTLTQQRIAVLSHGRYEVSEILAWDTKAHLVYYLGTRERRPGQRHLYVVRDPTADDPRRLEPLCVTCDLGEVLWSSRFYYTNCTHFSASVSPPVSDSGQGYYVLHCEGPGLPLAGIHMMSSHKMMRLLYDTRLQRGDKLSQLALPTRRSFEVPLPQGWKAQVQLLLPPSWREELRDAAFPVLVEVNGRPGSEAVTDRFKIDWGTYMSSHNDVVYVRLDVRGARGQGKRDLFRKIGGVEVQDQLTVLKHLLKTLKYLDVTRVGVWGWGYGGYVTAMVLGNQENVFKCGVAVNPIADWLYYNSAFTERVLGAPADNYKGYVEADLTQRARLVPSHSLYLLHGLADLTAPYTHGVAFAKALSEAGIIFRYQSYADEDHALTGVLEHAYRSMEDFLAECLSLDAS